One genomic window of Caenorhabditis elegans chromosome I includes the following:
- the W05F2.4 gene encoding uncharacterized protein (Confirmed by transcript evidence) — translation MSIYQKRWSSVGSGASPSASISRSTPTATNVLSSGVEPSTVGTSWNSVRWNKPSTSYRANLASRFENNSTANSNSSYTPQRTSRFLSSAAKNAADLASIGPSVSSRASRFDTTNMANKEKYRNEARDLINKWSSRERNSNISNTYRSPAPRSTFRSTDSLATSGTSGAGSTGYSNTAYRTSTSLTPTRPVLPSSSTASRYSTERPSLLSPSPTPTLHTTPKADRPWRQRMAESSRIRSTLGDDYRSRQSSVESSVFSPTSRFTSASSYVPYSYRNRSDDPPASTTRTSVLDRSTSRSKSPTRDSLPSRTPSQAPKNPSIRESSKERDADKQKKKSAKERTARRNSRQNSQQDSSSDEEINRLMRSRSGSQVRRKPRKKSQVETEKLIVVEQKDTVMNRSMQSSLYETGVEDSALIQSLTSQINESLTALNLTAESEGFQSCAVSPLAPSISRSSSKHGIVKNQIIKSPSLVEVLGLPRSDSKTSLKPSESSHIDDESQYSAVAHFKPNKVKRLAPVPGLWKSGAENEEFISRNKRFAKSVSPSVESCMRLENAKGEAENIFPLKNLEKATKSLKIPEKKKPAVLKTKVDPKPEVKPVEKKPVSKPAAVKISEKPKAATAPEAPKTPTKVAPETQKTEPPVPAPRAQAVQKTKESAPASTPASASAPTPAPATSKPTPTAVKPAETPKTPAKPVPEKVQVPAVVKVAPEKVKSPTTAVEPKKSAPAVPTVTEKPKEAPKETPKPGIEKKKVLLKKKKIIPIDDEVEAPKVLSEQNTEISKVFSRRAWGAQKTEKKMKLRNEMKGISIRCKAAGNQTTQIEEHYRRKPQAERATVLVDTPVKDVNYSVCKISVREKRKKVEKKPVVEEVVDAPAPPSLSQSFIESTENMSRSVSVASRASDTRASIILDEMRGTEAAVEWTRDLDIDDELDHYNGILVLPDKSILEQYISRKRGKIDRYRGLRPSSMCSYVSDNCASPCPSTVSELCLPSSVLVHEPRRRAQYSAEPTDHCITPVPLNSTPRGFTTKKEPPPVIKPVPFEAPKTLFEKMIQDQANRNRTVTTSETRDASPRRGSASGSQEEGMSAISQQFAAAAAAGNGHGSVRYAAHIPVRSTESSGRMSTGSVDSQQSGGTLDAASKNIDHVIDQARHRHHQHRSKFKEAIDYLDQIFEDLKKECDPDDKNNNDENNKPFDPPPTFVAVKKKPTPLATSSASTTAPAAKIASASDSKKPASSSSTISVKPTVRQKTSETSKSKPLQQAPPSPVEVVIPVRKLSQGATNNQAEPTVAETIVLAKKTDKMDFTRRWLQDDLKSLAHLPPANIAPNASYYQDFDEHSLGSCSAEVAAFNTTKEKKNGSKASRKVSDSSDMIRPRPFRPQPVYPMVDGFNGPSAFEPFSSHTLPRVASNDQIPSEMKRSGSQDPYNTLRSMRSEGDGFDSARPSPSAFQQVSPFHRGSSMRSSLRSLPDHSPVRQKNSSYEVAAKDPVLSIDQLVAELELNTENTFSPADKRRSFPTSFGRPQAHQAQQHHAPSDYEKPNRFRAETRHAPTRGRAQNFVAPVAEPMTSKAPIYSQAVRPKQQQQQKSLDEVTSMLNRAVSQFGNEQRQAYQHPTAYKQLSQQSFGSVHSNNAFETINQEKINPSRVEAMHNMFERGTAPTSWKMQQKDSYEDRSQKMSPLQEVTYASLNSYSPPPPPPSHPLPQNGSHGMARNTSQNQISYHEYTPQPPTTQPPQRPPGSANSSQGGYYSSNSSGIGSNYPQNQQNQMYNNPRRSLIIDQQSISSRMPSVENDDDDGFYDNIGIYNDDRRYSRGSELETSASFRQLPPASNTSKHNRIGSFLRKIGGGSSRPPGSAASLMSLNKIANETIIKPGGLMKSNSLSNEPWKKVMLNGGASMPREANNNHKTGLGARLKNSLFGSRKRLDG, via the exons Atgtcaatttatcaaaaaag ATGGTCATCAGTAGGCAGCGGCGCTTCACCGTCTGCATCAATTTCTAGATCAACTCCGACAGCGACAAATGTTCTTTCCAGTGGTGTAGAGCCATCTACAGTCGGAACAAG ctggaatTCAGTCCGATGGAATAAGCCATCAACATCCTATCGGGCCAACCTGGCGTCTCGCTTTGAGAACAACTCAACTGCAAACTCGAACAGCAGTTACACTCCACAAAGAACTTCCAG atttctgagCTCCGCCGCCAAGAATGCCGCCGACCTTGCCAG catcgGACCGTCGGTAAGTTCTAGAGCATCACGATTCGATACCACGAATATGGCAAATAAGGAAAAGTACAGAAACGAG GCACGAGATCTTATCAACAAGTGGTCGAGTCGGGAGCGGAATTCAAATA TCTCCAACACTTATCGATCGCCGGCTCCGCGGAGCACATTTCGATCTACCGACTCATTGGCGACATCTGGGACCTCTGGAGCAGGGAGCACGGGTTATTCGAACACAG CTTACCGAACATCAACATCCCTTACCCCAACACGTCCGGTGCTTCCCTCATCATCCACAGCATCTCGATATTCAACAGAGAGGCCAAGTCTATTGTCTCCATCTCCGACACCTACACTACA CACGACACCGAAAGCGGATCGTCCGTGGCGTCAACGAATGGCCGAGTCGTCGCGCATCCGTTCGACGCTCGGCGACGAC TACCGATCCCGACAAAGCTCAGTTGAAAGTTCTGTGTTCTCGCCGACGTCACGTTTTACCAGCGCCTCGTCCTATGtaccgtactcctaccgtaACCGAAGCGACGATCCACCAGCATCAACGACACGAACAAGTGTGCTAGATAGAAGCACATCTAG atcaaaatcTCCAACAAGGGATAGTTTACCGTCTCGTACCCCATCACAAGCTCCCAAGAATCCGTCGATTAGAGAGTCGAGCAAGGAGCGAGACGCAGAcaaacagaagaagaagagtgCCAAAGAAAGAA CTGCTCGCCGTAATTCGCGACAAAACAGTCAACAAGACAGCTCATCCGACGAGGAAATAAATCGATTGATGAGAAGCCGATCGGGCTCACAGGTACGAAGGAAACCACGGAAGAAGAGTCAGGTGGAAACAGAGAAGCTAATTGTCGTCGAGCAAAAGGATACTGTAATG AATCGCTCAATGCAGTCGTCACTGTACGAGACAGGAGTCGAAGATTCAGCTCTAATTCAATCACTCACTTCTCAAATCAACG AGTCTTTAACAGCATTGAATCTAACTGCGGAAAGTGAGGGATTCCAATCGTGCGCCGTGTCACCACTTGCTCCATCAATATCCAGAAGCAGCTCCAAACATGGGAtagttaaaaatcaaattatta aatccCCATCGCTAGTTGAAGTGCTGGGGCTACCGCGTAGCGACTCGAAGACAAGTTTGAAG CCATCCGAATCCTCCCACATTGATGACGAGTCTCAGTACAGTGCCGTTGCTCATTTTAAGCCTAATAAG GTGAAACGATTGGCTCCAGTGCCGGGATTATGGAAGTCGGGCGCCGAGAACGAAGAGTTCATCTCGCGAAACAAACGATTCGCAAAGTCGGTATCACCTAGTGTAGAAAGTTGCATGCGTTT agaaaatgcCAAAGGTGAAGCTGAGAACATCTTCCCActcaaaaacttggaaaaagcaacaaaatctctaaaaatcccagagaagaagaagccagCGGTGCTGAAAACCAAAGTGGATCCGAAGCCAGAAGTGAAGCCAGTGGAGAAGAAGCCTGTTTCAAAACCGGCTGcagtgaaaatttctgaaaagccAAAGGCTGCCACGGCTCCAGAAGCTCCTAAAACTCCAACAAAAGTAGCTCCggaaactcaaaaaacggAGCCTCCAGTCCCTGCCCCTAGAGCCCAGGCAGTTCAAAAGACGAAAGAGTCTGCTCCAGCATCAACTCCAGCTTCAGCCTCAGCGCCAACTCCAGCTCCAGCCACATCCAAACCAACTCCGACTGCAGTGAAACCAGCTGAAACTCCAAAGACGCCTGCAAAACCAGTTCCTGAAAAAGTCCAGGTTCCTGCTGTTGTCAAAGTTGCtccagaaaaagtgaaatcacCTACTACTGCTGTTGAGCCAAAGAAATCAGCTCCAGCTGTACCTACTGTGactgaaaaaccaaaagaagCTCCGAAGGAGACTCCAAAGCCAGgaatcgaaaagaaaaaagtg ctactgaaaaagaagaaaatcatTCCGATTGATGATGAAGTTGAGGCACCAAAAGTGCTCAGCGAGCAGAACactgaaatatcaaaagtaTTTTCAAGAAGAGCATGGGGAGCacaaaaaaccgagaaaaagatgaaattgagaaatgagaTGAAGGGAATTTCAATTCGTTGCAAGGCGGCTGGAAATCAAACAACTCAAATTGAAGAGCACTATCGTAGGAAACCACAAGCCGAAAGAGCTACG gttcttgTGGATACTCCTGTTAAAGATGTGAATTATAGTGTTTGCAAGATTTCAGTGAGAGAGAAGAGGAAGAAAGT TGAAAAGAAACCTGTCGTCGAAGAAGTGGTTGATGCGCCGGCGCCACCATCTCTATCTCAATCATTCATCGAATCAACTGAAAACATGTCCCGTTCGGTGTCGGTTGCATCCCGAGCATCCGACACTCGAGCATCGATTATTCTTGATGAAATGCGTGGAACCGAGGCGGCTGTGGAATGGACACGTGATTTGGATATTGATGATGAGCTTGATCATTATAATGGAATTCTTGTACTTCCGGATAAATCGATTCTCGAACAATACATCTCACGGAAACGTGGGAAAATCGATCGATATCGAGGGCTTCGGCCGTCTTCGATGTGCTCCTATGTTTCAGATAATTGTGCATCACCATGCCCATCAACTGTCTCGGAACTTTGTCTTCCATCTTCCG TATTGGTGCACGAGCCCCGCCGGCGTGCTCAATACAGTGCGGAGCCCACTGACCATTGCATCACCCCAGTCCCATTGAACTCAACGCCACGTGGATTTACAACAAAGAAAGAACCTCCACCGGTGATTAAACCTGTACCATTCGAGGCACCCAAGACACTCTTCGAAAAGATGATTCAAGATCAGGCAAATCGTAATCGGACGGTTACTACTTCAGAG ACCCGCGACGCGTCGCCCCGACGTGGATCTGCATCGGGATCTCAGGAAGAAG GAATGTCAGCCATCTCCCAACAGTTTGCGGCGGCCGCCGCAGCAGGGAATGGCCATGGCTCCGTTCGTTACGCGGCTCATATTCCGGTCCGAAGCACTGAAAGCAGCGGCAGGATGAGCACAGGAAGTGTTGATAGTCAGCAAAG CGGTGGCACCCTTGACGCAGCGTCGAAGAACATTGACCATGTGATAGATCAGGCACGACACCGTCACCATCAACACAGAAGCAAGTTCAAAGAAGCCATTGATTACCTGGATCAGATATTTGAAGACTTGAAGAAAGAGTGTGAT cccGACGACAAAAATAACAACGACGAGAATAACAAGCCATTTGATCCACCACCAACATTTGTAGCCGTAAAGAAGAAGCCAACTCCacttgccacgtcatcagctTCAACTACTGCACCGGCAGCAAAGATCGCATCTGCGTCCGATTCGAA AAAGccggcttcttcttcttctactatTTCTGTGAAGCCTACGGTTCGACAGAAGACGTCTGAAACTTCGAAGAGCAAGCCTTTGCAACAG GCTCCGCCGTCCCCTGTGGAAGTTGTGATTCCGGTCCGAAAGCTGTCACAAGGTGCAACAAATAATCAGGCGGAG ccaacaGTCGCTGAAACTATTGTGCTCGCcaagaaaactgataaaatggaTTTCACGCGACGGTGGTTGCAAGATGATTTGAAGTCGTTGGCTCATCTTCCGCCAGCCAATATTGCTCCGAATGCG tcatactaCCAAGATTTCGACGAGCATTCGCTGGGAAGTTGCAGTGCAGAAGTGGCCGCCTTCAACACtacaaaagaaaagaaaaatggttcaaaagCATCGCGAAAAGTATCCGATTCATCGGATATGATTCGTCCACGACCATTCCGTCCTCAACCAGTCTACCCAATGGTTGACGGATTCAATGGTCCATCCGCATTCGAGCCATTCTCATCACACACACTTCCACGTGTCGCATCTAATGATCAGATTCCGAGTGAAATGAAGAGGTCGGGATCACAGGATCCATACAACACACTTCGTTCGATGCGTTCTGAAGGTGATGGATTCGATTCAGCACGTCCATCACCGTCTGCATTCCAACAAGTATCTCCATTTCATCGTGGAAGTTCGATGAGATCATCACTCCGATCTTTGCCCGATCATTCGCCAGTTAGACAGAAGAATAGTAGTTATGAAGTTGCTGCGAAAGATCCAGTGTTATCGATTGATCAGTTGGTTGCCGAGTTGGAATTGAATACGGAAAAT accttCTCCCCAGCAGACAAACGTCGCTCATTCCCAACATCCTTCGGCAGACCCCAAGCACATCAAGCTCAGCAACACCATGCTCCAAGTGACTACGAGAAGCCGAATAGGTTCCGAGCAGAGACAAGGCATGCTCCAACAAGAGGAAGAGCTCAGAACTTTGTGGCTCCTGTCGCGGAGCCAATGACCTCAAAAGCTCCCATCTATTCCCAGGCTGTCCGTCCGAAACAACAGCAACAGCAAAAGTCGCTGGACGAGGTGACGAGCATGCTCAACAGAGCAGTTTCTCAGTTTGGAAATGAGCAACGTCAGGCTTATCAGCATCCGACGGCCTACAAGCAGCTGAGCCAACAATCTTTTGGATCAGTTCATTCGAATAATGCATTTGAGACTATAAATCAGGAAAAGATAAATCCAAGTCGTGTGGAGGCTATGCATAATATGTTTGAAAGAGGCACGGCGCCGACGTCTTGGAAAATGCAGCAGAAGGATTCGTATGAGGATAGAAGTCAG aaaatgtcaCCCCTGCAAGAGGTCACCTACGCCTCACTGAACAGCTATTcccctccaccaccaccaccatcacaTCCGCTTCCCCAAAATGGAAGTCATGGAATGGCTCGAAACACGTCCCAAAATCAGATATCGTATCACGAGTACACTCCTCAGCCACCGACGACTCAGCCACCACAGAGGCCGCCGGGCTCGGCCAACTCGTCGCAGGGTGGATACTATTCGTCGAATAGTTCGGGCATAGGATCAAACTATCCACAGAATCAGCAGAATCAAATGTACAAT AATCCACGACGCAGTCTGATCATTGATCAACAGTCGATTTCCTCGAGAATGCCTTCCGTGGAAAATGATGATGACGACGGGTTCTATGACAACATTGGAATT TATAACGATGATCGTCGATATTCCCGTGGCAGTGAACTTGAAACGTCGGCCTCGTTCCGTCAACTTCCTCCCGCTTCCAATACATCCAAACACAACCGAATCGGATCGTTCCTTCGAAAGATCGGAGGCGGTTCGAGTCGGCCACCGGGCAGTGCGGCGAGTTTGATGTCGTTGAATAAGATTGCAAATGAGACGATCATCAAACCGGGAGGGCTCATGAAGAGCAATAGTTTGAGCAATGAACCATGGAAGAAGGTGATGCTCAACGGAGGTGCAAGTATGCCAAGAGAAG caaaCAACAATCACAAAACCGGTCTCGGAGCACGACTCAAAAACTCATTGTTCGGCTCACGAAAACGATTGGACGGTTAA